From Halorubrum salinarum, the proteins below share one genomic window:
- a CDS encoding single-stranded DNA binding protein has protein sequence MGAIEEVYEDLDTEVEFEEFEAAVEDKVEQMGGLADEETAAMLIAHELRDEEADTIADIEPGMNEVKFLGKVTAIGEVRTFERDDDEAEEGRVCNVDVADASGSVRVALWDDMAAAAEEELEVGQVLRVMGRPKEGYSGLEVSADKVEPDEDAEVDVQVLDTYRVEDLTLGASDVDLVGQVLDTDSIRTFDRDDGSEGRVANLTVGDETGRVRVTLWDGKADLAEEFDPGEVVEVGDGYVRERDGDLELHVGDRGTVERVDEDVEYVPETTDIADLEIGQTVDVGGGVIETDPKRTFDRDDGSEGQVRNVRIKDETGEIRVALWGDKADREIELADRVVFTDVEIQDGWQDDLEASANWRSTVSVLEGESDAADAAGGGRSGGDRDADETGLGAFAEDGQKAAAEAVAGEGGEDEASGAGGAAAATAEQSGEAVEFTGTVVQTGDPVVLDDGQRTKTVETDASLRLGEEITVRGPERDGTIDADDVF, from the coding sequence ATGGGAGCCATAGAAGAGGTGTACGAGGACCTCGACACCGAGGTCGAGTTCGAGGAGTTCGAGGCCGCGGTCGAGGACAAGGTCGAGCAGATGGGCGGGCTTGCCGACGAGGAGACCGCCGCGATGCTCATCGCGCACGAGCTGCGCGACGAGGAGGCCGACACCATCGCCGACATCGAACCGGGGATGAACGAGGTGAAATTCCTCGGGAAGGTGACCGCCATCGGCGAGGTCCGGACCTTCGAGCGCGACGACGACGAGGCCGAGGAGGGCCGGGTGTGTAACGTCGACGTCGCGGACGCCTCCGGATCCGTCCGGGTCGCGCTGTGGGACGACATGGCCGCGGCCGCCGAGGAGGAGTTGGAGGTCGGGCAGGTCCTCCGCGTCATGGGCCGCCCCAAGGAGGGGTACAGCGGGCTCGAAGTGAGCGCGGACAAGGTCGAACCGGACGAGGACGCCGAGGTCGACGTCCAGGTGCTCGACACCTACCGCGTGGAGGATCTCACGCTCGGCGCGTCCGACGTCGACCTCGTCGGCCAGGTGCTCGACACCGACTCGATCCGGACGTTCGACCGCGACGACGGCAGCGAGGGGCGCGTGGCGAACCTCACCGTCGGCGACGAGACGGGGCGCGTCCGCGTCACGCTGTGGGACGGGAAGGCCGACCTCGCCGAGGAGTTCGACCCCGGCGAGGTCGTCGAGGTCGGCGACGGCTACGTCCGCGAGCGCGACGGCGACTTAGAGCTCCACGTCGGCGACCGCGGGACCGTCGAGCGCGTCGACGAGGACGTGGAGTACGTGCCCGAGACGACCGACATCGCCGATCTGGAGATCGGACAGACCGTCGACGTCGGCGGCGGCGTCATCGAGACGGACCCGAAGCGGACGTTCGACCGCGACGACGGCAGCGAGGGGCAGGTCCGCAACGTCCGGATCAAAGACGAGACGGGCGAGATCCGCGTCGCGCTGTGGGGCGACAAGGCCGACCGCGAGATCGAACTGGCCGACCGCGTCGTCTTCACCGACGTGGAGATCCAAGACGGCTGGCAGGACGACCTGGAGGCGTCCGCGAACTGGCGCTCGACCGTCTCGGTCCTCGAGGGAGAGAGCGACGCGGCGGATGCCGCCGGGGGCGGACGCTCGGGCGGCGACCGCGACGCCGACGAGACCGGGCTCGGCGCCTTCGCCGAGGACGGACAGAAGGCGGCCGCGGAGGCCGTGGCCGGCGAGGGCGGCGAGGACGAGGCGAGCGGCGCGGGCGGCGCCGCGGCCGCGACGGCGGAGCAGTCGGGCGAGGCGGTGGAGTTCACCGGGACGGTCGTCCAGACGGGCGACCCGGTCGTCCTCGACGACGGCCAGCGGACGAAGACGGTCGAGACCGACGCGAGCCTCCGCCTCGGCGAGGAGATAACCGTCCGGGGGCCGGAGCGGGACGGCACCATCGACGCCGACGACGTCTTCTGA
- a CDS encoding cation:proton antiporter domain-containing protein, with protein MIAVVLVSGLGVQLLAHRLRVPSVIFYLAIGVLLGPELLGLVTLETFGDGLEIIVGLSVAIIVFEGAFALRIDRIRRASTASLRLVTVSALVMFVGTAAAVRAFTDGTWEIALLIGALLVATGPTVITPILDVVRVRDHVATALETEGIVNDVTAAIVAVVIFETLLLDDLGVPATVVSFLQRFGVGVAAGLLATVVIYALLESDLVPERDVQASQFLVLAAAIGSFAAAEAVAAEAGIAAAATSGILLGNLGIDNREEIERFAQNTTTIVLSFVFISLAALIDVEAIAGLGLGVVAIVIVVMLVLRPLGAFIATAGVERFTRPERLFLASVGPRGIIPASVATLFAIELELAGSVAAGELLVGTVFAVIFATVLVEAGLARQIGEFLGVSPMRTIIIGGGRVGQALATRLENRGEYVVVVETDPDVVERARSAGFTVYEGDGSDTETLREAHIEDAKRFITTTADDDINLLACQLAITKFDVESVYSRVNDPDNVDAFDSIGVTGIDATTATAVAIDDEIERPALTHWMNELGDSHDVQEVEVTSETLAGQSIRDLNAQIPDGTFVAVVSRDGDNRVPSADSVVEVGDHLTFIGDTDGVRRAMERFHPHD; from the coding sequence GTGATCGCGGTCGTCCTCGTCTCGGGGCTCGGGGTCCAGCTCCTCGCGCACCGGCTGCGGGTCCCCAGCGTCATCTTCTACCTCGCGATCGGGGTGCTGTTGGGGCCCGAGCTGCTGGGGCTGGTCACGCTGGAGACGTTCGGCGACGGCCTGGAGATCATCGTCGGGCTCAGCGTCGCGATCATCGTCTTCGAGGGGGCGTTCGCCCTCCGGATCGACCGGATCCGGCGCGCGTCGACGGCGTCGCTCCGGCTGGTGACCGTCAGCGCCCTCGTGATGTTCGTCGGGACCGCGGCCGCGGTCCGCGCGTTCACCGACGGCACGTGGGAGATCGCGCTGCTGATCGGCGCGCTGCTCGTGGCCACCGGCCCGACCGTCATCACGCCGATCCTCGACGTGGTCCGGGTGCGCGACCACGTCGCGACCGCCTTGGAGACCGAGGGGATCGTCAACGACGTGACGGCCGCGATCGTCGCGGTCGTCATCTTCGAGACGCTGCTGCTCGACGACCTCGGCGTCCCCGCGACGGTGGTCTCGTTCCTCCAGCGGTTCGGCGTCGGGGTCGCGGCGGGGCTGCTCGCCACGGTCGTCATCTACGCGCTGCTGGAGAGCGACCTCGTCCCCGAACGCGACGTTCAGGCGTCGCAGTTCCTCGTGCTGGCGGCCGCGATCGGGTCGTTCGCGGCCGCGGAGGCGGTCGCCGCGGAGGCGGGCATCGCGGCGGCCGCGACGAGCGGGATCCTCCTCGGGAACCTCGGGATCGACAACCGCGAGGAGATCGAGCGGTTCGCGCAGAACACCACCACGATCGTCTTATCGTTCGTGTTCATCTCGCTCGCGGCGCTGATCGACGTGGAGGCGATCGCCGGCCTCGGGCTCGGCGTGGTCGCGATCGTGATCGTTGTCATGCTCGTCCTCCGGCCGCTGGGGGCGTTCATCGCGACGGCCGGCGTCGAGCGGTTCACCCGGCCCGAGCGGCTGTTCCTCGCGAGCGTCGGCCCGCGGGGTATCATCCCGGCGAGCGTGGCGACGCTGTTCGCCATCGAGCTGGAGCTCGCGGGCAGCGTCGCCGCCGGCGAACTGCTCGTCGGCACGGTGTTCGCGGTCATCTTCGCGACGGTCCTCGTGGAGGCGGGGCTCGCGCGGCAGATCGGAGAGTTCCTCGGAGTGTCACCAATGCGCACGATAATCATCGGCGGGGGTCGGGTCGGCCAGGCGCTCGCCACGCGACTGGAGAACAGGGGCGAGTACGTCGTGGTCGTCGAGACGGACCCCGACGTCGTCGAGCGCGCGCGCTCGGCCGGGTTCACCGTCTACGAGGGCGACGGCAGCGACACGGAGACGCTGCGCGAGGCGCACATCGAGGACGCCAAGCGGTTCATCACGACGACGGCCGACGACGACATCAACCTCCTCGCCTGTCAGCTCGCGATCACCAAGTTCGACGTCGAGTCCGTCTACTCGCGCGTGAACGACCCGGACAACGTCGACGCCTTCGACAGCATCGGCGTCACCGGCATCGACGCCACGACCGCGACCGCGGTCGCCATCGACGACGAGATCGAGCGGCCCGCGCTCACCCACTGGATGAACGAGCTCGGCGACAGCCACGACGTCCAGGAGGTGGAGGTGACCTCCGAGACGCTCGCGGGGCAGAGCATCCGCGACCTCAATGCGCAGATCCCCGACGGCACCTTCGTCGCCGTGGTCAGCCGCGACGGCGACAACCGCGTCCCCTCGGCGGACAGCGTCGTCGAGGTCGGCGACCACCTGACGTTCATCGGCGACACCGACGGGGTCCGCCGCGCGATGGAGCGCTTCCACCCGCACGACTAA
- the azf gene encoding NAD-dependent glucose-6-phosphate dehydrogenase Azf, whose amino-acid sequence MDEPVLLTGAGGRVGQAILRGLGDEYDWRLLDREPLPAAKVPDGVTDADRYVADITDERAVREAVADVGAVIHLAGDPRKTAPWDSVLRNNIDGTQVVMRAAAEAGVEKFTFASSNHAVGGYETEDRTPDLYRPEDDYRLDGSELPRPGNLYGVSKAAGESLGRFYHDEFDMSVVCVRIGNLTKDHPPREYERGQAMWLSHRDCAHLFDRCLRAEYGYEIVYGISANDRRYYSIERAREALGYDPADNSADYTFEGEPKSDRDAEADGDRYAPESFAPDADRPANESPAEPNFPADPDDA is encoded by the coding sequence ATGGACGAGCCGGTCCTCCTGACGGGCGCCGGCGGACGGGTGGGACAGGCCATCCTCCGCGGTCTCGGCGACGAGTACGACTGGCGGCTCCTCGACCGCGAGCCGCTCCCGGCCGCGAAGGTGCCCGACGGGGTCACCGACGCCGACCGGTACGTCGCCGACATCACCGACGAGCGCGCCGTCCGCGAGGCCGTCGCCGACGTCGGCGCGGTGATCCACCTCGCCGGCGACCCGCGGAAGACGGCGCCGTGGGACTCGGTCCTCCGGAACAACATCGACGGGACGCAGGTCGTGATGCGCGCCGCCGCCGAGGCCGGCGTCGAGAAGTTCACGTTCGCCTCCTCGAACCACGCCGTCGGCGGCTACGAGACCGAGGACCGGACTCCGGACCTGTATCGCCCCGAGGACGACTACCGGCTCGACGGGAGCGAACTGCCCCGCCCCGGCAACCTCTACGGGGTCTCGAAGGCGGCCGGCGAGTCGCTCGGTCGCTTCTACCACGACGAGTTCGACATGAGCGTCGTCTGCGTCCGCATCGGGAACCTCACCAAGGACCACCCGCCCCGCGAGTACGAGCGCGGGCAGGCGATGTGGCTCTCGCACCGCGACTGCGCGCACCTGTTCGACCGCTGTCTCCGCGCGGAGTACGGCTACGAGATCGTGTACGGCATCTCGGCCAACGACCGCCGCTACTACTCCATCGAGCGCGCCCGCGAGGCGCTCGGCTACGACCCCGCCGACAACTCCGCCGACTACACCTTCGAGGGCGAGCCGAAGTCCGACCGCGACGCCGAGGCCGACGGCGACCGCTACGCGCCCGAGTCCTTCGCGCCGGACGCCGACCGCCCCGCCAACGAGTCGCCGGCCGAACCGAACTTCCCGGCCGACCCGGACGACGCCTGA
- a CDS encoding cell division protein SepF has protein sequence MGIMSKILGGSGSRSVDDYVELDSDDFADAHAETGTQVHFAEIADQSDVIPIKDAVYDGDFVIADITRHSTSDRTIEHVYDELRQVVQEVDGDIVQKGDDQIIVTPTGVKVSRQKL, from the coding sequence ATGGGCATCATGAGCAAGATCCTCGGCGGAAGTGGGAGCCGCTCCGTCGATGATTACGTCGAGCTCGACTCGGACGACTTCGCCGACGCGCACGCGGAGACGGGGACGCAGGTACACTTCGCCGAGATCGCCGACCAGAGCGACGTCATCCCGATCAAAGACGCCGTCTACGACGGCGACTTCGTCATCGCGGACATCACCCGCCACTCCACGTCGGACCGGACGATAGAACACGTCTACGACGAGCTCCGCCAGGTGGTCCAGGAGGTCGACGGCGACATCGTCCAGAAGGGCGACGACCAGATCATCGTCACCCCGACCGGCGTCAAGGTCTCGCGGCAGAAGCTGTAA
- the mutS gene encoding DNA mismatch repair protein MutS, which yields MATGIVGEFLDLKAETDADVLAMQCGDFYEFFADDAELVADELDLSISQKSSHGSSYPMAGVPLSELTPYVNALVERGYRVAVAEQYETEGGDHAREVVRVVTPGTVLETSDDDARYLAAVVREEDAGDETGAADAADGPYGLVFADVTTGRFLATTVEDGGDLRAELYRFDPAEVLPGPRVRNDDGLLGAVREDLSGRVTAFDAEAFAAGRAKHAVREQFGRETTDSVGLDSELAVRAAGAVLSYVEETGAGVLASMTRLTAYGADDRVDVDATTQRNLEITETMRGDADGSLFDTVDHTVTAAGGRLLREWLTRPRRDRETLADRLDAVEALASAALARDRIREVLGDAYDLERLAARTTSGSAGARELLSVRDTLALLPELADAVADTALADSPAAAVLDRVDRDRAAALRDELAEALAEDPPKAKTGGGLLKRGYDEELDELIERHESVKSWLDGLAEREKRRHGLSHVTVDRNKTDGYYIQVGKSVADQVPEGYREIKTLKNSKRFVTDELAEKEREVLRLEEARGDLEYELFEELRERVAERAELLQDAGRAVAELDALASLATHAARNDWTRPELTAERRLDVDAGRHPVVEGTTDFVPNDLRLDEERGFLIVTGPNMSGKSTYMRQAALIQLLAQAGSFVPARAAEVGLVDGIYTRVGALDELAQGRSTFMVEMQELSNILHSATDESLVILDEVGRGTATYDGISIAWAATEYLHNEVRARTLFATHYHELTTLADHLPRVANVHVAVDERDGEVTFLRTVRDGPTNRSYGVHVADLAGVPDPVVSRADEVLDRLREEKAIEARGSRSGGGAAGGSPGGDGETQQVVFDLSSGSFSGGGDAEGATADASVSEAGRNGATAGSQSTEAAESAATGSAESESSATADGLDPETRAVIEELSDVDVAATAPVELLSRVQEWQERLE from the coding sequence ATGGCAACGGGGATCGTCGGGGAGTTCCTCGATCTCAAGGCGGAGACGGACGCGGACGTCCTCGCGATGCAGTGCGGCGACTTCTACGAGTTCTTCGCGGACGACGCGGAGCTGGTCGCCGACGAGCTGGACCTCTCGATCTCGCAGAAGTCCTCCCACGGCTCGTCGTACCCGATGGCGGGCGTGCCGCTCTCGGAGCTGACGCCGTACGTGAACGCCTTGGTCGAGCGGGGCTACCGGGTCGCCGTCGCCGAACAGTACGAGACGGAGGGCGGCGACCACGCCCGCGAGGTCGTCCGCGTCGTCACGCCCGGGACGGTCCTGGAGACGAGCGACGACGACGCGCGCTACCTCGCGGCGGTCGTTCGGGAGGAAGACGCCGGCGACGAGACGGGCGCGGCCGACGCCGCTGACGGCCCCTACGGGCTCGTCTTCGCCGACGTGACGACGGGGCGGTTCCTCGCGACGACGGTCGAGGACGGCGGCGACCTGCGCGCCGAGCTCTACCGGTTCGACCCCGCGGAGGTGCTGCCCGGCCCGCGCGTCCGCAACGACGACGGCCTGCTCGGCGCGGTCCGGGAGGACCTCTCGGGGCGCGTGACCGCCTTCGACGCGGAGGCGTTCGCGGCGGGCCGCGCGAAGCACGCCGTGCGCGAGCAGTTCGGCCGCGAGACGACCGACAGCGTCGGACTGGACTCGGAGCTGGCGGTCCGCGCGGCGGGCGCGGTCCTCTCGTACGTCGAGGAGACCGGCGCGGGCGTGCTGGCGTCGATGACCCGCCTCACCGCCTACGGCGCCGACGACCGCGTCGACGTGGACGCGACCACCCAGCGCAACCTCGAGATCACGGAGACGATGCGGGGCGACGCCGACGGCTCGCTGTTCGACACCGTCGACCACACCGTCACCGCCGCCGGCGGGCGGCTGCTCCGGGAGTGGCTCACTCGCCCCCGGCGCGACCGCGAGACGCTCGCCGACCGCCTCGACGCCGTGGAGGCGCTGGCGTCCGCGGCGCTCGCCCGCGACCGGATCCGCGAGGTGCTCGGCGACGCCTACGACCTCGAACGGCTCGCGGCGCGGACGACGAGCGGGAGCGCGGGCGCACGCGAACTCCTCTCGGTCCGCGACACGCTCGCGCTCCTGCCGGAGCTGGCCGACGCGGTCGCCGACACCGCCCTCGCCGACTCGCCCGCGGCCGCCGTCCTCGACCGCGTCGACCGCGACCGCGCGGCCGCCCTCCGCGACGAGCTCGCCGAGGCGCTCGCCGAGGACCCGCCGAAGGCGAAGACGGGGGGCGGACTCCTCAAGCGCGGCTACGACGAGGAGCTCGACGAGCTGATCGAGCGCCACGAGTCGGTGAAGTCGTGGCTCGACGGGCTCGCGGAGCGCGAGAAGCGCCGGCACGGGCTCAGCCACGTCACCGTCGACCGCAACAAGACGGACGGCTACTACATCCAGGTCGGGAAGTCGGTGGCGGATCAGGTCCCGGAGGGCTATCGCGAGATCAAGACGTTGAAGAACTCGAAGCGGTTCGTCACCGACGAGCTGGCGGAGAAAGAGCGGGAGGTCCTCCGCTTGGAAGAGGCCCGCGGCGACCTGGAGTACGAGCTGTTCGAGGAGCTGCGCGAGCGCGTCGCCGAGCGCGCCGAGCTGCTCCAGGACGCCGGCCGGGCGGTCGCGGAGCTGGACGCGCTCGCCTCGCTCGCGACCCACGCCGCCCGCAACGACTGGACGCGCCCGGAGCTGACCGCGGAGCGCCGGCTCGACGTGGATGCCGGGCGCCACCCGGTCGTCGAGGGGACGACCGACTTCGTCCCGAACGACCTCCGGCTCGACGAGGAGCGCGGCTTCCTCATCGTCACCGGCCCGAACATGAGCGGCAAGTCGACGTACATGCGACAGGCCGCGCTGATCCAGCTGCTCGCGCAGGCGGGCTCGTTCGTCCCCGCCCGCGCGGCCGAGGTCGGGCTCGTCGACGGCATCTACACCCGCGTCGGCGCGCTCGACGAGCTGGCGCAGGGCCGGTCGACGTTCATGGTCGAGATGCAGGAGCTGTCGAACATCCTCCACTCGGCGACCGACGAGTCGCTCGTCATCTTAGACGAGGTCGGCCGCGGCACCGCCACCTACGACGGCATCTCCATCGCGTGGGCCGCGACCGAGTACCTCCACAACGAGGTGCGCGCGCGGACCCTCTTCGCCACCCACTACCACGAGCTGACGACGCTCGCCGACCACCTCCCGCGCGTCGCGAACGTTCACGTCGCCGTCGACGAGCGCGACGGCGAAGTGACCTTCCTCCGGACCGTCCGCGACGGCCCGACGAACCGCTCGTACGGGGTCCACGTCGCCGACCTCGCCGGCGTGCCGGACCCCGTCGTCTCCCGCGCGGACGAGGTCTTGGACCGGCTCCGCGAGGAGAAGGCCATCGAGGCCCGCGGCTCGCGGAGCGGGGGAGGCGCCGCCGGAGGATCTCCCGGCGGCGACGGCGAGACCCAGCAGGTCGTGTTCGACCTCTCGTCGGGGTCGTTCTCGGGCGGCGGCGACGCCGAGGGAGCGACCGCGGACGCTTCGGTCTCCGAGGCGGGTCGCAACGGCGCGACCGCCGGATCCCAATCGACGGAAGCGGCCGAGTCGGCGGCGACCGGCAGCGCCGAGTCCGAGAGTTCCGCAACCGCCGACGGCCTCGACCCCGAGACCCGCGCCGTGATCGAGGAGCTGAGCGACGTCGACGTCGCGGCGACCGCGCCGGTGGAGCTGCTCTCCCGCGTCCAGGAGTGGCAGGAGCGGCTGGAGTGA
- a CDS encoding DUF7344 domain-containing protein, with product MTPQPTGPEVSLADGEGGPRAEDDAGPSRDEVFTALSNARRRNVIKYLKRNGSEARVRDIAEQLAAWENDVGINEVTYKQRKRVYTALHQSHLPKLSDSGFIDYEADRGLVSLTEDSRQLEMYLEVVSENDILWSEYYVGLAVVCGLLAAAAWAGTVPFDAVSGYAYAVLFAGIFGVSGLLHRLSTKRNRLG from the coding sequence ATGACACCACAACCCACGGGGCCGGAGGTATCGCTCGCCGACGGTGAGGGCGGCCCACGCGCCGAGGACGACGCCGGGCCCTCGCGCGACGAGGTGTTCACCGCGCTGAGTAACGCGCGGCGGCGGAACGTGATCAAGTACCTGAAGCGGAACGGCTCGGAGGCGCGGGTCCGCGACATCGCGGAACAGCTGGCGGCGTGGGAGAACGACGTCGGGATCAACGAGGTCACGTACAAACAGCGCAAGCGCGTGTACACCGCGCTCCATCAGTCGCACCTGCCGAAGCTTTCCGACAGCGGCTTCATCGATTACGAGGCCGACCGTGGGCTCGTGTCGCTCACCGAAGACAGCCGACAGCTGGAGATGTACCTGGAAGTCGTCTCCGAAAACGACATCCTCTGGAGCGAGTATTACGTCGGACTCGCCGTCGTGTGCGGACTGCTGGCCGCCGCGGCGTGGGCCGGTACGGTTCCGTTCGACGCGGTCTCCGGATACGCGTACGCGGTCCTTTTCGCCGGGATATTCGGCGTGTCCGGACTGCTCCATCGATTGTCGACGAAGCGGAATCGACTGGGGTAG
- a CDS encoding DUF7344 domain-containing protein, with protein sequence MKLRNDVLPAEQVYAILANERRRRAIEQLRSVGGPVSVNELSTLVAGRETGESPPPKRCRESVYTSLVQTHLPKLADAGVITYDRDSQTIELSRRARDVRLYTEILAPGGATWSEIYRALAVASLLVVLAALLDAPLVSAVDPVLWTSLALGAFAAASAVQLWVNRFSVLRQLRPR encoded by the coding sequence ATGAAACTCCGAAACGACGTGCTTCCGGCCGAACAGGTGTACGCCATCCTCGCGAACGAGCGCCGACGGCGCGCGATCGAACAGCTCAGGTCCGTCGGCGGGCCCGTCTCGGTCAACGAACTGTCGACGCTCGTCGCCGGCCGCGAGACCGGCGAGAGCCCGCCGCCGAAGCGCTGTCGCGAGAGCGTGTACACGTCGCTCGTCCAGACGCACCTCCCGAAGCTGGCGGACGCGGGCGTCATCACGTACGACCGGGACTCACAGACCATCGAGCTCTCGCGACGCGCGCGAGACGTCCGGCTCTACACGGAGATCCTCGCGCCCGGCGGCGCGACGTGGTCGGAGATCTACCGCGCGCTCGCGGTGGCGTCGCTGCTCGTCGTGCTCGCCGCGCTCCTCGACGCCCCGCTCGTGTCGGCCGTCGACCCGGTCCTCTGGACCAGCCTCGCGCTCGGCGCCTTCGCCGCCGCGAGCGCCGTCCAGCTGTGGGTCAACCGCTTCTCGGTGCTGCGACAGCTACGGCCGCGGTGA
- a CDS encoding vWA domain-containing protein, whose translation MSQDTNDKIGLSRRKVLAGLGAVGVASAGAGLGTTAYFNDTESFEGNTLTAGELDLKLDYKSTYLGGPGRLDDVIDMGYPDAEDLGEGRYLLGQAPSPADMQAWEDLVMEDDFDFCSPEADQYLVNGSGIPVFTLSDVKPGDSGEVTISIHICDNPAFLYLAGELTENNENGQSEPEMEDEGEDTDGVGELADAIEVCVWYDEDCDNVYEPTGTGQQQELEVALVSDVSGSMGGAPLSALKTAATSFVGNLSSPDEAAAISFNSGATTDQELTTNYQLVQNAINNYSAGGGTSIAAGIVEGEDELLNGTNATPGASKVMILLSDGQSDSAAAISAADDAENNGIRIFTIALGNADTSLLESVASSPDDAFVAPDPADLDTVYAEIAQIVLAGEQKIIEGTMAEVFDALAEGVALDGDRQEEGRQPYPGATTQCIGFEWTLPAEVENEIQTDSVMFDIGLYAEQSRHNDNPQVTFNGTEANSTSV comes from the coding sequence ATGAGCCAAGACACAAACGACAAAATCGGACTCTCGCGGCGCAAAGTCCTCGCCGGCCTCGGTGCCGTCGGCGTGGCCTCCGCGGGCGCTGGACTGGGAACCACCGCGTACTTCAACGACACCGAGTCGTTCGAGGGCAACACGCTCACCGCGGGCGAGCTGGACCTCAAGCTGGACTACAAGTCGACGTACCTCGGCGGTCCCGGGCGCCTCGACGACGTTATCGACATGGGCTACCCGGACGCCGAGGACCTCGGCGAGGGACGCTACCTGCTCGGGCAGGCGCCCAGCCCCGCGGACATGCAGGCGTGGGAAGACCTCGTGATGGAGGACGACTTCGACTTCTGTTCGCCCGAGGCGGACCAGTACCTCGTCAACGGCAGCGGGATCCCGGTGTTCACGCTCAGCGACGTGAAGCCCGGCGACTCTGGCGAAGTGACCATCAGCATCCACATCTGTGACAACCCTGCGTTCCTCTACCTCGCGGGCGAGCTGACGGAGAACAACGAGAACGGTCAGAGCGAGCCCGAGATGGAAGACGAGGGCGAGGACACCGACGGCGTCGGCGAGCTCGCCGACGCCATCGAGGTCTGCGTCTGGTACGACGAGGACTGCGACAACGTGTACGAGCCCACGGGCACGGGCCAGCAGCAGGAACTGGAGGTCGCTCTGGTGAGCGACGTCTCCGGTTCGATGGGCGGCGCACCGCTCTCCGCGCTGAAGACGGCCGCGACCAGCTTCGTCGGCAACCTCTCGTCGCCCGACGAGGCCGCGGCGATCTCGTTCAACTCCGGCGCGACGACCGACCAGGAGCTGACGACGAACTACCAGCTCGTCCAGAACGCGATCAACAACTACAGCGCGGGCGGCGGCACCTCGATCGCCGCCGGCATCGTCGAGGGCGAAGACGAGCTCCTCAACGGCACCAACGCCACGCCGGGCGCGTCGAAGGTGATGATCCTGCTGAGCGACGGCCAGTCCGACAGCGCCGCCGCGATCAGCGCCGCGGACGACGCCGAGAACAACGGGATCCGGATCTTCACTATCGCGCTCGGGAACGCCGACACCAGTCTGTTGGAGAGCGTCGCCAGCTCCCCCGACGACGCGTTCGTCGCGCCCGATCCGGCCGACCTCGACACCGTCTACGCCGAGATCGCGCAGATCGTCCTCGCGGGCGAACAGAAGATCATCGAGGGCACGATGGCGGAGGTCTTCGACGCGCTCGCCGAGGGCGTGGCGCTCGACGGCGACCGCCAGGAGGAGGGCCGCCAGCCGTACCCCGGCGCGACCACCCAGTGTATCGGCTTCGAGTGGACGCTCCCGGCGGAGGTCGAAAACGAGATCCAGACCGACTCGGTCATGTTCGACATCGGCCTCTACGCCGAGCAGTCGCGCCACAACGACAACCCCCAGGTGACGTTCAACGGCACGGAGGCGAACAGCACCAGCGTGTAA